The Lycium ferocissimum isolate CSIRO_LF1 chromosome 10, AGI_CSIRO_Lferr_CH_V1, whole genome shotgun sequence genome window below encodes:
- the LOC132034976 gene encoding uncharacterized protein LOC132034976 — protein sequence MSFPTEEDDNYNKNESNSIQDDQIKRAQLKMQFRSTRKGDDETIESYVKRLKSIADSLAAMGLPISDWDMVLQLLAGLPSEYEPLRKIIASKWPHPTFEEACSMVYMLEGILLQDHHE from the exons ATGAGTTTTCCAACAGAGGAAGATGATAATTACAACAAAAACGAATCAAATTCAATTCAAGATGATCAGATCAAGCGAGCTCAACTAAAAATGCAATTTCGCAGTACAAGAAAGGGGGATGATGAGACCATTGAGTCCTATGTGAAAAGATTGAAATCCATAGCAGATTCTCTAGCAGCAATGGGCCTTCCAATATCAGATTGGGACATGGTGTTGCAACTTCTTGCTGGTTTGCCTAGTGAATACGAGCCCCTCAGGAAAATAATAGCATCAAAGTGGCCTCACCCCACTTTTGAAGAGGCTTGTTCCATGGTGTACATGCTGGAGGGCATATTACTGCAG GATCATCATGAGTAG